In the genome of Altererythrobacter sp. TH136, one region contains:
- a CDS encoding amino acid racemase, translating into MRKLGMIGGMSWVSTRDYYERINRGVRARTSPMASAPLLIESLDFEPLWGLNSDEDWRRAGDVLAQSAERLVQAGAEGLIICANSMHKVYDQVAAAAGVPVLHIAECVGDAMHAANVTGAVLIGTRNVMTERFYRERLVAHGVDLLPPDMDMIEEIDRIIYQELMRGKITRDAERTLKTWITRKEQDGAEAVVLACTELAMIVDVDANVLPVFDSTRIHCNAAVDWMLATDN; encoded by the coding sequence TTGCGCAAGCTGGGCATGATCGGCGGAATGAGCTGGGTCTCGACGCGCGATTACTATGAGCGGATCAACCGCGGCGTGCGGGCCCGGACTTCGCCCATGGCGAGCGCGCCGCTGCTGATCGAAAGCCTCGACTTCGAGCCCCTGTGGGGCCTTAACAGCGATGAAGACTGGCGCCGCGCCGGCGACGTACTCGCCCAATCGGCCGAGCGGCTGGTGCAGGCGGGGGCCGAGGGGCTGATCATCTGCGCCAATTCCATGCACAAGGTCTATGACCAGGTTGCCGCGGCAGCGGGGGTGCCGGTGCTGCACATCGCCGAATGCGTGGGCGATGCGATGCACGCGGCGAACGTCACAGGCGCGGTGCTGATCGGCACGCGCAACGTGATGACCGAGCGGTTCTATCGCGAACGGCTGGTCGCGCACGGGGTCGACCTGCTCCCGCCCGACATGGACATGATCGAGGAGATCGACCGGATCATCTACCAGGAACTGATGCGCGGCAAGATCACGCGCGACGCCGAACGGACGCTGAAGACCTGGATCACCCGCAAGGAACAGGACGGGGCGGAGGCGGTCGTGCTCGCCTGCACCGAGCTGGCGATGATCGTCGATGTCGATGCCAACGTTCTGCCGGTGTTCGATTCCACCCGAATCCACTGCAACGCGGCGGTGGACTGGATGCTGGCCACGGATAACTGA
- the ruvX gene encoding Holliday junction resolvase RuvX, which produces METGHLITTRAAEFAAALPDGGVLLALDLGTQTIGTALCDAGWRFASADKTLPRGKFGRDREVLAALAAARAVRGLVIGLPRNMDGSEGPRAQASRAYARNLSAALALPILLWDERWSTSSAERALIEQDMSRAKRKERIDAHAAAVILQGAIDALAGAAF; this is translated from the coding sequence ATGGAAACCGGCCACCTGATCACCACCCGCGCCGCCGAGTTCGCCGCCGCCCTGCCGGATGGCGGGGTGCTGCTGGCACTCGATCTCGGCACTCAGACGATCGGCACGGCGTTGTGCGACGCCGGCTGGCGCTTCGCGAGCGCCGACAAGACCCTGCCGCGCGGAAAGTTCGGGCGGGACCGCGAGGTGCTCGCCGCCCTCGCCGCTGCCCGCGCGGTGCGCGGCTTGGTGATCGGCTTGCCACGCAACATGGATGGGTCCGAAGGCCCGCGCGCGCAGGCCAGCCGGGCATACGCGCGCAATCTGTCGGCCGCCCTCGCGCTGCCGATCCTGCTGTGGGACGAACGCTGGTCGACCAGCAGCGCAGAGCGCGCGCTGATCGAACAGGACATGAGCCGCGCCAAGCGCAAGGAACGGATCGACGCGCACGCCGCCGCCGTGATCCTGCAAGGCGCGATCGATGCGCTCGCCGGAGCCGCCTTCTAG
- a CDS encoding NAD(P)H-binding protein — MDCAMSDPLRIALVGATGLIGSEVMKLAVGRADVRLVAVARRESPLPQGARMEMFVSEPGKWGEVFEAVRPVALICALGTTWRKAGRDEEAFRAVDHDLVLDTARAAKAAGVERLVAVSSTGADAMSTNRYLRTKGEVERELGKLRFRRLDILRPGLLKGQRVADLRPIERLGSWLSPLADLAMQGRYRQYRSIRAEVVARAAIALAMRKAGGRFVHDNDALLRAAATLPELSSFTL, encoded by the coding sequence ATGGACTGCGCAATGTCTGATCCGCTGCGCATCGCGCTGGTCGGCGCCACCGGCCTGATCGGCAGCGAGGTGATGAAACTGGCGGTCGGGCGGGCCGACGTGCGGCTGGTGGCGGTCGCGCGGCGCGAATCGCCGTTGCCGCAGGGTGCGCGGATGGAGATGTTCGTCTCCGAGCCAGGCAAATGGGGCGAAGTGTTCGAGGCGGTGAGGCCCGTGGCATTGATCTGCGCGCTGGGTACCACCTGGCGCAAGGCAGGACGGGACGAAGAGGCGTTCCGCGCGGTGGACCACGACCTCGTCCTCGACACCGCGCGCGCGGCGAAGGCCGCGGGGGTCGAGCGGCTGGTGGCGGTCAGCTCCACCGGCGCTGATGCGATGAGCACCAACCGCTACCTGCGCACCAAGGGCGAAGTCGAGCGCGAGCTCGGGAAATTGCGGTTCAGGCGTCTCGACATCCTGCGGCCGGGATTGCTCAAAGGGCAGCGGGTTGCCGACCTGCGACCGATCGAGCGGCTGGGCAGTTGGCTCAGCCCGTTGGCCGATCTCGCGATGCAGGGCCGTTACCGCCAGTACCGTTCCATCCGGGCGGAAGTGGTCGCCCGGGCGGCTATCGCCTTGGCAATGCGCAAGGCGGGCGGACGCTTCGTGCACGATAACGACGCACTCCTGCGTGCCGCGGCGACCCTGCCGGAACTTTCCTCTTTTACATTATAG
- a CDS encoding AI-2E family transporter, with the protein MSDSDHPELPEQAVGASPTQISNPRLQEEARRALVWVSVIGFVVLAVYLAQTLLVIFGALVFAAIIDGGTRLLGRVLPIGRTWRAAIVLLFGALFAAWLVRFAGTQIAEQAAQFPQLVTTELGRLVGVLRDNGVQIGQDEIEGLATQLFTGVGSVTRAIGGVFGGLTTLLLIVIIGIYLAVDPRPYERGLSWMVPEQHRGKLADTLDHMAYSMRRLLAGRLLGMAAEGAFTYIALTLVGVPMAALLALITGILAFIPNIGAIVSGVLMVLVGFSGGTEMGLWTIGIYLAIQNFDGYVLVPMIAKKTVDLAPALVLGFQLVMGVLFGVLGLTFADPMLAMIKVALERRAHRLDNGDAEPAAD; encoded by the coding sequence ATGAGCGATAGCGACCACCCGGAACTGCCGGAGCAGGCGGTCGGCGCCAGCCCGACGCAGATCAGCAACCCGCGCTTGCAGGAAGAGGCCCGCCGGGCGCTCGTGTGGGTGTCGGTGATCGGCTTCGTGGTCCTCGCCGTTTATCTGGCCCAGACCCTGCTGGTGATCTTCGGGGCACTGGTGTTCGCCGCGATCATCGACGGAGGCACGCGACTGCTTGGCCGGGTGCTGCCCATCGGGCGCACCTGGCGAGCCGCCATCGTCCTGCTGTTCGGCGCGCTGTTCGCAGCATGGCTGGTCCGGTTCGCCGGCACCCAGATCGCGGAACAGGCCGCCCAGTTTCCCCAGCTGGTGACGACGGAGCTTGGCCGGTTGGTCGGCGTGCTGCGCGACAACGGCGTGCAAATCGGTCAGGACGAGATCGAAGGGCTTGCGACACAGCTGTTCACCGGAGTCGGATCGGTTACCCGGGCGATCGGGGGCGTGTTCGGCGGCCTCACCACCCTGCTGTTGATCGTGATCATCGGCATCTACCTGGCAGTCGATCCCCGGCCGTACGAGCGGGGCCTGTCATGGATGGTGCCCGAACAACACCGCGGCAAGCTGGCCGACACGCTGGACCACATGGCCTACAGCATGCGGCGGCTGCTGGCGGGCCGGCTGCTGGGCATGGCCGCCGAAGGGGCGTTTACCTACATCGCGCTGACCCTGGTCGGCGTGCCGATGGCGGCGCTGCTGGCGCTGATCACCGGCATCCTGGCATTCATCCCCAACATCGGAGCGATCGTGTCGGGCGTGCTGATGGTCCTGGTGGGCTTTTCCGGGGGCACCGAGATGGGCCTGTGGACGATCGGCATCTACCTCGCGATCCAGAACTTCGACGGTTACGTGCTGGTCCCGATGATCGCCAAGAAGACGGTGGATCTGGCGCCGGCGCTGGTGCTCGGCTTCCAGCTGGTCATGGGCGTGCTGTTCGGCGTGCTGGGTCTCACCTTCGCCGATCCGATGCTGGCGATGATCAAGGTCGCGCTGGAGCGGCGGGCGCATCGGCTCGATAACGGCGATGCAGAGCCGGCGGCTGACTGA
- a CDS encoding deoxyguanosinetriphosphate triphosphohydrolase, which produces MTLAPYAADPAAGRGREFPEDRDGARGPRSEFQRDRDRVVHSIAFRRLRSKTQVFIAPDGDHYRTRLTHSLEVSQIGRVIARALGLDEDLTEAISLAHDIGHPPFGHAGEAALEAAMAGRGGFDHNAHTLRVLMRLESPYCDHQGLNLSWDVLEGLAKHNGPVAAPGWALAELDEAFPLALGAWPSLEAQVAALADDIAYDNHDIDDGLRAGFLTLDDLMKLPLLADRYREVERRFVRATPEQRLRELVRSQIGAMVNDLLDTTRSRIAGLGSVAEVRDHAGPLAAFSDDMAAAERTLKRFMYDKLYYHPEQTAAAEYARDVVSRLFAAYDQDPTALPAAWRAALPAQEPERSRHLSDFIAGMTDRFAIDQCVRIFGRAPDGLRNV; this is translated from the coding sequence ATGACGCTTGCCCCATACGCCGCCGATCCCGCCGCCGGACGCGGTCGCGAATTTCCCGAAGACCGCGACGGCGCGCGCGGCCCCCGCAGCGAATTCCAGCGCGACCGCGACCGGGTGGTCCACTCGATCGCCTTTCGCCGGCTGCGGTCCAAGACCCAGGTATTCATCGCACCCGACGGGGATCATTACCGAACTCGCCTGACGCACAGTCTGGAGGTGTCGCAGATCGGCCGGGTGATCGCCCGCGCGCTGGGGCTGGACGAAGACCTGACGGAGGCGATCAGCCTGGCGCATGACATCGGGCATCCGCCGTTCGGCCATGCGGGGGAGGCAGCGCTGGAGGCGGCGATGGCCGGCCGGGGCGGGTTCGACCACAACGCGCACACGCTGCGGGTGCTCATGCGGCTGGAAAGTCCGTACTGCGATCATCAGGGGCTCAACCTGTCATGGGACGTGCTCGAGGGGCTGGCCAAGCACAATGGCCCGGTGGCGGCGCCCGGCTGGGCGCTGGCCGAGCTTGACGAAGCATTCCCCCTCGCGCTGGGCGCGTGGCCCAGCCTGGAGGCGCAAGTGGCGGCGCTGGCGGACGATATCGCATACGACAACCACGACATCGACGACGGTCTGCGCGCAGGCTTCCTGACACTCGACGATCTGATGAAGCTGCCGCTGCTGGCCGATCGCTACCGCGAGGTGGAGCGGCGCTTTGTGCGCGCTACGCCCGAACAGCGACTGCGCGAATTGGTCCGCAGCCAGATCGGCGCGATGGTCAATGATCTGCTCGACACCACCCGTTCACGCATCGCCGGTCTGGGCAGCGTTGCCGAGGTGCGCGACCATGCCGGGCCGCTCGCCGCATTCTCCGATGACATGGCGGCTGCCGAGCGCACGCTGAAGCGGTTCATGTACGACAAACTCTACTACCATCCGGAACAGACCGCAGCTGCGGAGTACGCCCGCGACGTCGTCTCGCGCCTGTTCGCCGCCTACGATCAGGATCCCACGGCCTTGCCAGCGGCGTGGCGAGCGGCGTTGCCGGCGCAGGAGCCTGAACGCAGCCGCCACTTGAGCGACTTCATTGCTGGAATGACCGATCGCTTTGCCATCGATCAATGCGTGCGCATCTTCGGCCGTGCGCCCGATGGACTGCGCAATGTCTGA
- the ribB gene encoding 3,4-dihydroxy-2-butanone-4-phosphate synthase, with protein MRMSTIERVRTLVSQDRMSRTALARAAGLHANSLRDCLEPRWNPTADTLGKLEAFLSANDERPVIVSAEEIIDEARNGRMFVLVDDEDRENEGDLIIPAQMATPNAINFMATHGRGLICLALTKQRVELLGLDLMSRNNRTRHETAFTTSIEAREGVSTGISAGDRARTVSVAIDGSKGRDDIVTPGHVFPLVARDGGVLVRAGHTEAAVDISRLAGLNPAGVICEIMNEDGSMARMDDLVRFARVHNLKIGTIRDLIAYRRKHDHLIERRGERRFTSRWGGEWQAASFYNRATGEETLALVKGAIDPAKPTLVRMHSLSLFDDIFAEDGPRGGMIEKAMEQISRAGAGVIVLINRVARDYVSRAIARGSEPPADEAQVTEQRDYGGGAQILGALGVHDMILLTNTEHSLVALEGYGLSIVGQQPLG; from the coding sequence ATTCGCATGAGCACAATCGAACGCGTCCGCACTCTCGTTTCGCAAGACCGCATGAGCCGCACCGCGCTCGCGCGCGCCGCGGGACTTCACGCCAACTCCTTGCGCGATTGCCTGGAGCCTCGGTGGAATCCCACCGCCGATACCCTTGGCAAGCTGGAGGCATTTCTCTCCGCCAATGACGAGCGACCGGTGATCGTCTCGGCCGAAGAGATCATCGACGAAGCGCGCAACGGTCGGATGTTCGTGCTGGTCGATGACGAGGACCGCGAGAACGAGGGCGACCTGATCATCCCGGCGCAGATGGCGACGCCCAATGCGATCAATTTCATGGCGACGCACGGGCGGGGCCTGATCTGCCTCGCGCTGACCAAGCAGCGGGTCGAACTGCTGGGGCTCGACCTGATGAGCCGCAACAACCGCACGCGGCATGAGACCGCTTTCACCACCTCGATCGAGGCGCGCGAAGGCGTATCCACCGGCATTTCGGCCGGGGATCGGGCGCGCACCGTATCGGTCGCGATCGATGGCTCCAAGGGACGCGACGACATTGTCACTCCTGGTCACGTGTTCCCGCTGGTCGCGCGTGATGGCGGGGTCCTGGTCCGCGCCGGCCACACCGAGGCGGCGGTGGATATCTCCCGCCTTGCCGGCCTGAACCCCGCCGGCGTGATCTGCGAGATCATGAACGAGGACGGCAGCATGGCGCGGATGGATGACCTCGTCCGTTTCGCGCGGGTGCACAACTTGAAGATTGGCACCATCCGCGACCTGATCGCCTATCGCCGCAAGCACGATCACCTGATCGAACGGCGCGGCGAGCGGCGCTTCACCAGCCGCTGGGGCGGGGAATGGCAAGCAGCCTCGTTCTACAACCGCGCCACCGGCGAAGAGACCCTGGCACTGGTCAAGGGCGCGATCGATCCGGCCAAGCCCACGTTGGTGCGGATGCATTCGCTGTCGCTGTTCGATGACATCTTTGCCGAAGACGGCCCGCGCGGTGGCATGATCGAAAAGGCGATGGAGCAGATCAGCCGCGCAGGCGCGGGGGTGATCGTGCTGATCAATCGCGTCGCGCGCGATTACGTCAGCCGCGCGATCGCGCGGGGCAGCGAGCCGCCGGCGGACGAGGCGCAGGTGACCGAGCAGCGCGACTACGGCGGCGGGGCGCAGATCCTTGGCGCGCTGGGGGTGCACGACATGATCCTGCTGACCAATACCGAACATTCGCTGGTCGCGCTGGAGGGTTACGGCCTCAGCATCGTTGGTCAGCAACCGCTAGGCTAG
- the lepB gene encoding signal peptidase I: MSEPDHKPREKINWLAELRGLALMLLAVLAFHSLVAKPFYIPSTSMVPNLMVGDRLVVSKYPFGWSWVSASFHVLPRSDTRVWPSTPQYGDIVIAVPPDRDEDYIKRVIGLPGDRIAVVGGQVILNGKPVPQKVEPDIRIPADAQLCEGRPCLGYWDNYRVRGNDGKDYYEVPALRETLPNGATYLVVDHEQQMLDNYPETLVPEGHVFLMGDNRDHSADSRAETWERGLGGPVPLANVGGRAEFITFSLDGTTTWNPASWWSSLRGNRAWSTLRPAIAEEQASR, encoded by the coding sequence GTGAGCGAACCCGACCACAAGCCGCGCGAGAAGATCAACTGGCTCGCAGAACTGCGCGGGCTGGCGCTGATGCTGCTCGCGGTGCTGGCGTTCCACAGCCTCGTTGCCAAGCCATTCTACATTCCGTCGACCTCGATGGTGCCGAACCTGATGGTCGGCGACCGGCTGGTGGTGTCGAAATATCCTTTCGGGTGGAGCTGGGTGTCCGCCTCGTTTCATGTCCTCCCGCGCAGCGACACGCGCGTGTGGCCTTCGACCCCGCAGTATGGCGACATCGTCATCGCCGTGCCGCCTGACCGCGACGAGGATTACATCAAGCGCGTCATCGGCCTGCCGGGTGACCGGATCGCGGTGGTGGGCGGACAGGTAATCCTGAACGGCAAGCCGGTGCCGCAGAAGGTGGAGCCGGATATCCGCATCCCCGCCGACGCGCAGCTGTGCGAAGGGCGCCCCTGCCTCGGCTATTGGGACAACTACCGGGTCCGCGGCAACGACGGTAAGGACTACTACGAAGTGCCCGCCCTGCGCGAGACTTTGCCCAACGGCGCGACGTACCTGGTGGTCGACCACGAACAGCAGATGCTCGACAACTATCCTGAAACGCTGGTCCCGGAAGGGCACGTGTTCCTGATGGGCGACAACCGCGACCATTCGGCCGACAGCCGCGCCGAAACCTGGGAGCGCGGCCTCGGCGGACCCGTTCCGCTGGCGAACGTCGGCGGCCGGGCGGAGTTCATCACCTTCTCGCTTGACGGCACCACCACCTGGAACCCGGCGTCGTGGTGGAGCTCGCTACGCGGAAACCGCGCGTGGAGCACCTTGCGTCCCGCCATTGCCGAGGAGCAGGCATCCCGATGA
- the acpS gene encoding holo-ACP synthase gives MIIGLGSDLTNMDRIANSLERWGEKFEARCFTDVERAKAAKRPFTRVGTFAKRWAAKEAFAKAIGTGFRRGVFHKDIGVVNAPSGAPTLALTGGAAKRLAELTPERHEVRIHLTLTDDHPWAQAFVVIEALPL, from the coding sequence ATGATCATCGGCCTTGGCAGCGACCTCACCAACATGGACCGGATCGCGAACTCGCTCGAGCGGTGGGGCGAGAAGTTCGAGGCGCGCTGCTTCACTGACGTGGAGCGCGCGAAGGCGGCCAAGCGTCCCTTCACCCGGGTGGGCACGTTCGCCAAGCGCTGGGCGGCCAAGGAAGCTTTCGCCAAGGCCATCGGCACCGGGTTCCGGCGCGGCGTGTTCCACAAGGACATCGGCGTGGTGAACGCCCCCAGCGGCGCGCCCACTCTGGCGCTGACCGGCGGCGCGGCGAAGCGACTTGCCGAATTGACCCCGGAACGCCATGAGGTGCGTATTCACCTCACCCTAACCGACGACCATCCATGGGCCCAGGCCTTCGTCGTCATCGAGGCTCTGCCCCTTTGA
- a CDS encoding DUF3089 domain-containing protein: protein MARKFLYFVAIVIFLVIAGAIALNLWSKEATELAFVPRSEFTAQPALDSNAYADPAMWYARPGMGAADPVRFVPQGAPTPAAADAAKFAVFFVHPTSYIRPAIGADAPWNAPIGDSDAETRARLFLRGMASPFAAADEVWAPKYRQAVIGAFLTDKAEANQALDLAYRDVAQAFDFFVATAPKDEPIVLAGHSQGALMVLRLLREKVIGTPLAQRIAMVYPVGWPVSVEHDLPALGLPACATPDQAGCIATWSSFAEPADPALLFERFTATPGFDGQPRGDGAIVCTNPLTGTQGGTAPAEANLGTLKPASDFSTGELIVGAVAARCDPDTGLLLIGDPPDLGPGVLPGNNYHVYDIPLFWANLKADVARRLAAWKPAT, encoded by the coding sequence ATGGCGCGCAAGTTCCTGTACTTCGTCGCGATCGTCATCTTTCTGGTGATCGCAGGCGCCATCGCGCTCAACCTCTGGTCCAAGGAGGCGACCGAGCTCGCGTTCGTTCCTCGCAGCGAGTTCACGGCGCAGCCGGCGCTCGACAGTAACGCCTATGCCGATCCGGCCATGTGGTATGCGCGGCCGGGCATGGGCGCGGCCGATCCTGTGCGGTTCGTGCCGCAAGGCGCGCCGACGCCCGCTGCTGCGGATGCCGCCAAGTTCGCGGTCTTCTTCGTCCATCCCACCAGCTACATCCGCCCCGCCATCGGGGCCGACGCTCCGTGGAACGCCCCCATCGGCGACTCCGATGCGGAGACCCGCGCCCGGCTGTTCCTGCGCGGAATGGCCAGCCCGTTCGCCGCGGCGGACGAAGTCTGGGCGCCCAAATACCGCCAGGCGGTGATCGGCGCATTCCTGACCGACAAGGCGGAGGCGAACCAGGCGCTGGATCTCGCTTACCGGGACGTCGCTCAGGCGTTTGATTTCTTCGTCGCCACCGCTCCCAAGGACGAACCGATCGTGCTGGCCGGTCACAGCCAGGGCGCGCTGATGGTGTTGCGCCTGCTGCGCGAAAAGGTGATCGGCACGCCGCTCGCCCAGCGGATCGCGATGGTCTATCCGGTCGGCTGGCCGGTCTCGGTGGAGCATGACCTCCCGGCGCTCGGGCTGCCGGCCTGCGCGACCCCCGACCAGGCAGGCTGCATCGCCACCTGGTCGAGCTTCGCGGAGCCGGCCGATCCCGCGCTGCTGTTCGAGCGGTTCACCGCCACCCCGGGGTTCGACGGTCAGCCACGCGGCGACGGCGCGATCGTGTGCACCAACCCGCTCACCGGCACACAAGGCGGCACGGCACCGGCAGAAGCGAACCTCGGCACGCTGAAGCCGGCGAGCGACTTCTCTACCGGCGAACTGATCGTGGGTGCCGTGGCCGCGCGGTGCGATCCGGACACCGGCCTGCTGTTGATCGGCGATCCGCCGGACCTTGGCCCCGGAGTGCTGCCGGGCAACAACTACCACGTGTACGATATTCCGCTGTTCTGGGCGAACCTGAAGGCCGACGTCGCGCGGCGGCTGGCGGCATGGAAACCGGCCACCTGA